The Paramixta manurensis region CGAGGGCGTTATAAACCGTATGGGTTTCAATAACCTGGGCGTTGATCATTTGGTCGAGAACATTAAAAAAGCCCGTTATGACGGTATTCTCGGCGTCAATATTGGTAAAAATAAAGACACGCCGGTTGAAAATGGCAAGGATGATTATTTAATCTGCATGGAGAAGGTTTACGCCCACGCCGGTTATATCGCCATCAATATTTCTTCGCCAAATACGCCAGGTTTACGTACGCTGCAATATGGCGAAGCGCTGGATGATCTCCTTAGCGCGATAAAATTAAAGCAGAAAGATCTGGAAAAATCGCAGATGAAATATGTTCCGGTAGCGGTAAAGATCGCTCCGGATCTTTCTGAGGAAGAACTGATCCAAATAGCAGATAGCCTGGTTCGTCATAATATCGACGGAGTGATTGCGACAAATACCACTCTCGACCGCTCACTGGTTGCCGGATTAAAATATTGCGACGAAACGGGTGGGTTAAGCGGGCGGCCTGTTCAATCTCGCAGTACTGAAGTTATACGCCGTCTGGCGCAGGAGCTTCAGGGCCGTATGCCGATTATCGGCGTAGGGGGAATTGATTCACTGGTTTCCGCCCGTGAAAAAATAGCCGCCGGGGCTAGCCTGGTGCAAATATATTCTGGCTTTATCTATAAAGGGCCGCCATTGATCAAAGAAATTGTGACCCATCTCTAAGTCATTTTCGCCTGGAGCCTAAATAATTCGAGTTGCAGGAAGGCAGCAAA contains the following coding sequences:
- the pyrD gene encoding quinone-dependent dihydroorotate dehydrogenase; the encoded protein is MYYPFVRKALFQLDAERAHELTLQQLRRITGTPLEALIRQRLPSRPVKCMGLTFKNGLGLAAGLDKNGECINAFGAMGFGSIEVGTVTPRPQPGNDKPRMFRLVEAEGVINRMGFNNLGVDHLVENIKKARYDGILGVNIGKNKDTPVENGKDDYLICMEKVYAHAGYIAINISSPNTPGLRTLQYGEALDDLLSAIKLKQKDLEKSQMKYVPVAVKIAPDLSEEELIQIADSLVRHNIDGVIATNTTLDRSLVAGLKYCDETGGLSGRPVQSRSTEVIRRLAQELQGRMPIIGVGGIDSLVSAREKIAAGASLVQIYSGFIYKGPPLIKEIVTHL